In a single window of the Zea mays cultivar B73 chromosome 5, Zm-B73-REFERENCE-NAM-5.0, whole genome shotgun sequence genome:
- the LOC103628611 gene encoding LOW QUALITY PROTEIN: UDP-glycosyltransferase 73D1 (The sequence of the model RefSeq protein was modified relative to this genomic sequence to represent the inferred CDS: inserted 1 base in 1 codon), whose product MMVAGHAGLMLDMARTLSGRGTLVTFVMTPLNLPRLGRAPSDDALPIRFLPLRFPCAEEGLPEGCKSLDALPGLGLLRNFNDACAMLRGTLVALLRDREGDAPPPSCVVSDACHPWTGGVPRELGVPRFSFDGFCAFSSLCMRQMNLHKIFEGVDDDDTRPVHVPAFPIDVEILRARSPGNFTGPGMKEFGQEIMAESARADVLVVNSFAEMEPMFVDAYEAALGKKVWTIGPLFLAPTMPLAATAEDANAVRCVSWLESMKPRTVVFVSFGSRVRSSLPQLVEIEHGLEATKRPFIWVVKPRNLAEFERWLYEDGFESCIGEAGLVIRDWAPQKAILSHLATGAFVTHYGXNSVLECVTAGLPMVSCPHFAEQFMNEKLVVDVLRVGVPVGVKGAAQWGVEAEGVLATRQDVERAVAAVMDCGEEGSARRARAAELGRKAREAVVHGGSSFRNVALLIQHVQQRTSTRNPWIEKKPSDRR is encoded by the exons ATGATGGTCGCGGGCCACGCTGGCCTGATGCTCGACATGGCCCGCACCCTCTCCGGGCGAGGCACGCTCGTCACGTTCGTCATGACGCCCCTCAACCTGCCCCGCCTCGGCCGCGCCCCTAGCGACGACGCGCTCCCCATCCGCTTCCTGCCGCTCCGCTTCCCCTGCGCCGAGGAAGGCCTCCCCGAGGGCTGCAAGAGCCTCGACGCGCTCCCGGGCCTCGGCCTCCTCCGCAACTTCAACGACGCTTGTGCCATGCTCCGCGGGACGCTCGTTGCGCTCCTCAGGGATAGGGAGGGCGACGCCCCACCGCCGAGCTGCGTCGTCTCCGACGCCTGCCACCCGTGGACCGGCGGGGTGCCGAGGGAGCTCGGCGTGCCGCGCTTCTCGTTCGACGGGTTCTGCGCCTTCTCCTCCTTG TGCATGCGCCAGATGAATCTCCACAAGATCTTCGAGGGCGTCGACGACGACGATACGCGCCCCGTGCACGTCCCTGCTTTCCCCATCGACGTCGAGATATTGAGGGCGCGGTCGCCCGGAAACTTCACGGGTCCCGGCATGAAGGAGTTCGGCCAGGAGATCATGGCTGAGAGCGCGAGAGCCGACGTCCTGGTGGTGAACAGCTTCGCGGAGATGGAGCCCATGTTTGTTGACGCCTATGAGGCGGCCCTCGGCAAGAAGGTATGGACCATCGGGCCTCTCTTCCTGGCCCCCACCATGCCGCTGGCGGCGACAGCAGAGGACGCCAACGCCGTCCGGTGCGTGAGTTGGCTCGAGTCCATGAAGCCCCGAACCGTGGTGTTCGTGAGCTTCGGCAGCCGGGTGCGCTCATCGCTGCCGCAGCTCGTCGAAATCGAGCACGGCCTCGAGGCGACCAAGCGCCCGTTCATCTGGGTGGTCAAGCCGCGCAACCTCGCTGAGTTCGAGCGGTGGCTGTACGAGGATGGCTTCGAGTCCTGCATCGGGGAGGCGGGCCTGGTGATCAGGGACTGGGCACCGCAGAAGGCGATCCTGTCGCACCTGGCAACGGGAGCCTTTGTCACGCACTACG GGAACTCCGTGCTCGAGTGCGTCACGGCGGGCCTGCCGATGGTGTCGTGCCCGCACTTCGCCGAGCAGTTCATGAACGAGAAGCTCGTGGTGGATGTGCTGCGGGTCGGCGTGCCTGTCGGCGTCAAGGGTGCCGCGCAGTGGGGCGTGGAGGCGGAGGGTGTGCTGGCGACGAGGCAGGACGTGGAGAGGGCGGTGGCTGCGGTGATGGACTGCGGGGAGGAGGGCTCCGCGCGCCGGGCAAGGGCCGCCGAGCTCGGCAGGAAGGCTCGGGAAGCCGTGGTACACGGTGGCTCGTCGTTCCGAAACGTGGCACTGCTCATACAACACGTCCAGCAGCGAACCAGCACTAGAAATCCATGGATTGAAAAGAAGCCGAGCGACCGTAGATAA